In the genome of Ficedula albicollis isolate OC2 chromosome 4A, FicAlb1.5, whole genome shotgun sequence, the window GGGTTTAGTACAAAAAACAGATATGGCTAAAATTCGCTAGCTTAGGAGGAGCTGCTACTGGCGAAGTCTCGTTCTGGGCTGTAAAACAATACTTCCAGTTAtgagggaagagaaagcagTTCCGAGAGGGGAGGAGTTCAGAAGCATTTCAGACTTGAGAGAAGGGAAGATGCTGGAAAAGAACAGGATGCCCAAACCAGCTacatttgattaaaaataagcatttcagTGTACGGAGACTTTACACGAGAATTTATCAAGACATATTCAACTATTAAGCCAGCTTATTCATACACTCCAACTTAAGTTACTTTATCCAGAGAACAACTGAAGAGGACGGTCCCTCCCTCCCTAACATGGTTACTGCACTGCCAGATGTTCTGCTCCTTATGTGCCAAAAGGCTGCTATCCACTGGTACCTCAACAACCCCAGCCATGTATGTGTCTCAGTGCTAGACTGACACACTTTAGCTTTCATTGCCTCATGTAGGAGCACCACACAACACAGCAACACCTGTGCTAACTCCTGGCAACTCCAAGCTTGCTCTGCTAAGTGCATCCAACACTGGCTCTGATTGCCTTAGAATAGAGCTCTGGCTTTTGATCCAGGTGTCATCCCCTCCTGACCACAACTCATTTATTATCAAACTTAAGGCCATGAAGTCTTTCTATTTTGCAAAGATTCTCTTCTCTGTTGTAGCTAGATGCTGGGAAAATAAGttcaaataactgaaaatattacaaTGAGAACACATTTCAAATTCCAAATCTACAACTGAGATTCTTTAACCAGAAACATCCAACAGCACAATGcccccttttcttcctttgttccttttttgCTCCGAAGGCACTTCTGGATTGCGTAGTACATGCTCTTTGGCTGCACAGACAGTCAGAACACATAAGGCTGGCACATCAGTCACTCCTCTTCCTTCGTGTGACTGGTCTCACCCTCTTGTTTCTTATCCACTCCCTGATCTGGGGGTTTTGCAGCACTGTCTTCATACTGACACAATCTGCTCCGGCTTCGGGCTCCGGGCTGGTACAGCTGCATTGCTGGGCGAtcctgaaataaatcaaaactatTTAGACTCTttcacagctccctgctctcagGGTTATTATGGCATCATTTCTATGAAATTTCTATATATAGAAATGGCTCAAATTAAAACTTTCCAGGCTAAGTTTAATTATTCCACAGTGGTGGCCAAGTAAGTTCAATTGTCCCAAATCGAGGTTGTCTCTGTTGTAAAACAACATCCCTGTTCAAACCACAACGAAAACTGCTCATAGTTGACGTTATTTGTAATGAGTTTCCTGTTGATTTCAGCTCACACTCTCTGAGAGGCCAACACCAAAGTTTCAAAACCCTGAGTTTCATTTGTACCTGACAATGTCTTAAGTGATTCAGAAAACAAGCACAGTGATGCTGCAAAAACAGATTTTGTAGAGTACATAAAACTACACTCAAGACATTATTTCTTGAGCCTAGGGGACATGTCATACTCTGCAACTTGCAGTTTCCTAGTTTAAGGAACCTGTTCAATCGCATTCCCATTTTAAGATGCATTTTCAGGCACTTATAAGATAAGCAGACACATTACTGATACTCTATCAACACCTTAAAGAGATACCTATGGCACAATTCAGCAAATAAAAAGGCATCAATGCCTTACCATTTAACCCATGCTTTCTTGGATTAGTTCTTATACAATGACAAAAAATACCACTGTTAAGCAAATTTTAGTGGACATTTCTAGCAATAGAAGTTTGTTGCAGAACAGGGAGAAGTTTCAACAGAGAAACCACATGGTTCTTTCCTTGAAGTATTTTGATCCTAAAAACGACAGATCCCTATGAATCAAgacatgaatttaaaaaaacccagcacctTGTTTCTGATACGATCTCTCTTAATTGTATCCTCTTTCTTATCATCTTTGGTTACTTTCTCAGATTTGTCCATGCTGCTGGTAAAGTCCGTAAGAtcacttttctttcccttttctctgagtaagtctctctcctttttcacctcctcttcttttcttctaaaaaccTTCTCCTTCTCATAGCGCTCTTTCTGCCTCCGACGCTCCTCTTCTTGGCGCCTCAgtttctctctctgtgctctctcaTATTCTCTGTCTCTGTCAAAATCTCTATCTCGGTCCCTGTAGTCCTTTACACACTCATCTTCTGATctgtatgaaaacaaaactgaaaattaagcTCAAAAGATTCATcaaacagagctgggagatCAATGTAATAGTGGTGTAAATGTGCAACAGGAAGATGACACACTGGCAAGTACTAGGGAGCTCTTGGGAGGCTGTGACAGCCCAAGTCATGCATGATAGCCAGAGAGGACACTGACCACTAGAGtttcccagcctcctgcttACATAGCTGGCTTAGTCTATTCTGGCTTTGAAAAAACATCTGAATTTGTCTGGCTTATCTGTATTTCTCACATGGCAGAACTGAACCTCAAATAGATCACGGAGCTGTTGAGAATTACATTTTCCACTCTGACTTTTTACAAGACTTAGAGGGACTGGTAACTGGAGAAcatctcctcctgccatggTTATAATAATTATCTCATTGCAAGGACAGTGctcacagcctgctgcagtCACCTACATATGGGTTTCCTTAGTGGAGTTTCTATAATGAgttgtaaaaatattaaaatctctCCACTAATGAAGAGTTTCCAGGTAATTAATGAGCTTTCTGTAATCATGGGGGTGTGCACTGGCACAGAGAACACTGCCCATGCCTTTTAtgagaaaaagcatttgaaaggAATTTCAAAATATGGTCATGGCAGAGCAGCCTAAGCCTCAGTATAATCAGGAAACAAGttatagatacatatatatttatagcaAGTACTAGAATACTTTTTTGCCTTCTCTTCTTTTGTCTCCCCATCAGATCGTTTGGCAGATGCACTACTcgcatttttttcctccctcagagtgtctttttccagtttcttggatttttcttttctctccaagtctttttcatctttttcaggCTTCTTAAGTAGctacaaagaaaacagaagtctCAACTAAAAAGCTCACTCTAATACATATTGTCTGGCACAACACCGAAATTGCATCATAGGAACCACAGTCCAGTAAGAAGTAAACATTAAAGAAATACTACTGCAAATCACAGTATTTCTAAAAGCTGGAGTGTATGAGTAAGCATTATTCACATAGCAAACTAGATTTTTTCTCCTAAACCAGGCTGTTTTAGAAAGCTTAAAAAGTCTCCATTCCATAGTGAATTCACAATCCTGTTTACCGCAGCATGTACAACAATCACGTGACAAAATCTTTAAATATTACTATGAAACATTACAGCATGTAAACCTTTACAATGCCTACTACTgaatattacaaaaaaattgGTCATTTACTAACACCAAACTCGTGATTCTTCAAACAATACCCAAGGTACATTTTGAGACTGATATACAAATAATAGGGAAAAGGGAGTGTAACAGTTTATAATAAAGAACTGTTCTAGACCTTAATCTTTGGTTCTTCTTTTGatctgtctctttctttttctgggcATCTGTCTACTTTCttcaatttttctgcttcttttctcttccttctctcctcttctttccattttcttctttcttcttctctttgtctttttctttctaattctctcctccttctctcctctcttttttcttctctcagtctCTGTGTAtgcaaaagcaaagagaaataagTGTCTCTCCACACcataaaacatctttttaagCTATTAAATAACTCACCTCAAAGCTGCTTCtattacacaaaaaaaagaagaaaaaaaaagtcctgtcATCTCTGTTTTTGTGAACCTGAACACGTtgcagcagtattttttttttactcataaGCCTTAACTTGTACTGTCttaaaaaactcaaacacaATATTGGCCTCAGCCTTtaacattcatattttaattaaatctgcCCCAGCTCTGATTTTCTCCACTGCTAGAAGTTAAAATAACATGTGCTAGGAGAAAGATCATCTACAAGGACCTCAGCCATACTGCACTAAAAACGGAAGCACTAAAATGGACTCTGTTTTGTCAGTGCAAAATGAGGAGTTTTGCTGTGACCAGAATGTACACAAAGCAACACCATTCCAACACTCTAAAGTATAACACTTTAAAGTATATGAACCAGAAGTTGACAAGTTGGGTGAAAAGCTGCTTCTTCAAAAGCCAGGGCAGAAATGTATCAATATACAATGAGCAAACCGTACTTGCAAACAACAAGAAAATTCTGAAGGTTacctgtttatttttcaagaagTTCAATAAAGGAGTAGTCTTTTTAGCTGGAGAATAgataaaacaaatgtaaatattttgcattatcCAATACTGCAATACCTACAACAAAGCTCTAGATGAAGTGAAGCAGCCTTACACATTCCCCTGCCTGTCTACTCTCACATACAGCAGTGAAACAAGTACTCCAAACCTATCTCCAAACAGTGAAAACTATTAGGATTCTATAAACTTCTTTAGGATACTAATAGGATACCCATTACACCTATCTCTACATTCAGTTTGCATTAGGCTTTTCCCAGACACTGTCATTTTTAAAGAGATCCCTGTAAGATACTTAAAAAGAGCAACCTGATCATTTTTGGTGGTATTTTACCCAACCACACTATCTCTTAACTTGTGCCTGCATGGAACATACTGATCATAGCACTGTGCATGGAACACCACTGCATCTCACTGAAATGCAGGCACTCCACAGCCTGGTCTGGCTAACAAACATCTGAAACAGGAAGGAACTCTGTCATCTAAAACTTATACCTACAGAAGACTTTAGAGCATGGGAAGAGAACAAAACACACTGAATAGTACTAGCCTAAATGTTTAACAAATACTAAGGAGGCACACAAAAGAATTCAGTCTCCTCCAGGTTGAGCttcaaattataaaatatatttgtttctttgtgatCTAGGAAAATATAACTATAGTACACAGATTTCCATACCTATTAGCTCTTTGTTTCTTGCCTCTATTTCCTCCAACAAAGTTTCAGGAGTGGAGGTTAATTTTTCATCATCTGCACTGTAACTTTCCAAAAACTTCTTGTATTCTGGATCTGGACAGaagacaagggggaaaaaaaggggggaggggaaagaagagaTACTGTAGCATGAAAAGTATTTGCATCATGCATTGCTCAGTTGCATTTACTTAAGTTGGGTTGTTTATATGCTACCTTTTGGTAAGGTAGCAGCTGTCAAATGAGCTGCTGTATTATGCTTGTCTAGGACAATCATATTTAACACATTTCTAGCTGACAAAGCAGTGCTCATAAACTTCACATATAATTAAGCAAACATCCTATTGGTGGAACTATAGTGTCACATTAAAAACACTACATTCAAATTACTGCTAAGAGTTTCAAGTCTACACATGCAAAACAAACTAGCTCGCTGTTATACCATCTTCAATTGTTCCAGTTTTGGCATCCTTTTTCTTACTCTtcttttttgcagctttttggaAAGGTGCAAACTCAACTATGGCAGCATATTCCTGACctgttgagagaaaaaaaaatacattaaaacaaagatgaaaTGGATATAAAATAGATTACATCGTCCAAGTTTAAAGCAGGAAGGTAAGTCTCACAAGAAATATGCACTACTAGAAGGGACTGCCTACATAGCATAAAAATTTGGAAacccatttaattttaaaaaaccccactgtaCAGACAGAAGAATTCACGACCTTAACACTCTTGCTATATGAGAGTGACTTTAACAAATCAGCAAATTCACAGACTGACAAGGATATACTAGATTTAAGACTGCCCACGACTGTCAGTTcagcctgctcagcagcaccacacCACATAATGGCCTCATCCTAGAGACTCTGTGTTCATTGTgcaagaaagaatatttttagttAATGCAACTAAGGAAAATCTAAATTTTTGACAAAATATAGCAGAATGCAACACATTACAAGCAGGCTTTAAAGCTTTATCTTCTGACAAGAACACTACATTTATGGCTGCACAAATCCGGCTGAGTAAGACAAACACAGTGTGCTGTTACACTGCAAACCTTTAAAGGACTTAGATATTATTAGAACTATATATGTACGTATTTCCAGATGTATTGGAACTGTTATCTGAGGCACTAAACCCAAACAAGTCAGACGTGGCTGCTCACACCCACCCCTCCAAAACTCaaccagcacacagcacagacagcagggaagcagcaacACCTATCGAATACCGTTCACTTGCCTTTGTGATCGACAAAAACGTAGCCGTCGAAACGATCCCTGAAGAGGACTATGTCTTCCTGGTTCTTGAAGTTGATGTAGGCTCTCGAGAACATGTGGGGGTACAAGCTGCAGAGACACAAACCGAGAGCGCTGGGCTGAGGAGGCGGCGGCGCCACTGGGGCCGGCTGGCGGTGGCGGCGGCTCCCGGGAGCGCCCGGACTGTGAAGGCAGCCGTACCTGGAGTCGTTCGCGAAGAATTCGAAGTAGTCGTGCTCGGGCAGAGGCTGCAAatgctcctccagctgctccttcgTCAGGCTGGGCGGCAGCCGGCGGATCACCACCTGCGGCACGGCAGGAGCGGCGCTCAGGGCGGCGAGTCATTACCGCGCCTCCCCCGACACGTCCCGTCCCAGACGGACCCCGCAAGCGACACGTTAGCGGGGAGAGGTCCCGTTACAGAGGGGGGACCCCGTTACCGGAGGGAGGAGGGGCCCGTTACAGACGGTGAGCCCCGTTACCGGGGAAGGCGCCGTTCCCGGCGGCGCGCAGGCCCCACCTTGCTGAGCGTCTCCTTCTTGTCCTTGGGCCGCTCCAGGCGATCGAGCTCGGCAGCGCCGGCTCTAACGTCCGTGCCGGCGGCGGGGCCCGTGCCTGGCCCCGCGGCCAGCAGAACCCCCAGCCCGGAGGAAGCCCCGCGCCGCTCCTTGGGCCTGGCGTTCTCCTTGTCCTCCTTCatcctgatcccgatcctgaCTCCGGGCCCGGGCAGCACCGCGCGCACCCAATGACCGCCGCCTCTCGCGAGACTGTCCCTTAAAGGTGCCGCTGCCTCCGCCGGACTACCACTCCCAGCGTGCACCGCGCCCGCCACGGCTGATCCCGGTGGGGTCAGCGGCCGGGACCGGGACCGAGAGCGGTATCGGGCCAAGTGGAACGCATTTCTTGGCACGGGACTGTTTCCCGGCAGCGCTGTCGCTCCC includes:
- the UPF3B gene encoding regulator of nonsense transcripts 3B codes for the protein MPGMLRQAPMMAMPGRISYHIPPVPVPVPVLVPLPLRRVPGHSRPAPRLSRPAPRPSQPSGPERAAGATALPGNSPVPRNAFHLARYRSRSRSRPLTPPGSAVAGAVHAGSGSPAEAAAPLRDSLARGGGHWVRAVLPGPGVRIGIRMKEDKENARPKERRGASSGLGVLLAAGPGTGPAAGTDVRAGAAELDRLERPKDKKETLSKVVIRRLPPSLTKEQLEEHLQPLPEHDYFEFFANDSSLYPHMFSRAYINFKNQEDIVLFRDRFDGYVFVDHKGQEYAAIVEFAPFQKAAKKKSKKKDAKTGTIEDDPEYKKFLESYSADDEKLTSTPETLLEEIEARNKELIAKKTTPLLNFLKNKQRLREEKREERRRRELERKRQREEERRKWKEEERRKRKEAEKLKKVDRCPEKERDRSKEEPKIKLLKKPEKDEKDLERKEKSKKLEKDTLREEKNASSASAKRSDGETKEEKAKKSEDECVKDYRDRDRDFDRDREYERAQREKLRRQEEERRRQKERYEKEKVFRRKEEEVKKERDLLREKGKKSDLTDFTSSMDKSEKVTKDDKKEDTIKRDRIRNKDRPAMQLYQPGARSRSRLCQYEDSAAKPPDQGVDKKQEGETSHTKEEE